A genomic region of Pseudomonas frederiksbergensis contains the following coding sequences:
- a CDS encoding sensor histidine kinase, translating to MKCDPTLYRAAPPSLAVKPRLIRHLFLPPLVILLMVGLGYVGFWASEHYGIRSLSENGQRQLELHARAVESEISKYTYLPSLLELESSVSELLADPSPEHRQAVNDYLEGLNRRSRSRAIYVMDTTGRVLATSNWRDVDSYLGEDLSFRAYFQNAVRGQPGRFYGIGSTNGEPGYYLAHGLEEQGKIIGVAVVKVRLEAMEERWQRARLEAFVSDENGIIILSSDPARRLKSVRPLSDDTKERLARSLQYYWYPLNELEPLARERLSEGVEKITFPANAELVSDEQEISYLSQTRPLADTPWNFTLLTPLEDLRREAINQGILVAVAFALLAFLLIAWNERRKVIATRLAAREALQEANNQLERKITERTTDLRASNERLKSQIRERRQAEETLRRAQDELVQAGKLAAIGQMSTSIAHELNQPLAALRTLSGNTVRFLERGQLDIASANLKTINELIDRMGRITASLRSFARRGDDQGQASLGKAVDAALQLLGARLESARLLLHRAFSDVQVQIDQTRLEQILVNLIGNALDAMQAQPLPELWLEGDVVEGKYRLRVRDNGHGIDAEARKHLFEPFFTTKPGEQGLGLGLTLSASLAAATGGHLGVEHPASGGTAFVLSLPLVSPLPAEPI from the coding sequence ATGAAATGCGACCCCACTCTCTATCGCGCAGCGCCGCCATCACTCGCCGTGAAACCCCGTCTGATTCGCCATCTGTTTCTGCCGCCGCTGGTCATCTTGCTGATGGTCGGCCTGGGTTACGTTGGCTTCTGGGCCAGCGAGCACTACGGAATTCGCAGCCTCAGCGAGAACGGTCAACGTCAGCTGGAACTGCACGCTCGCGCGGTCGAAAGCGAGATCAGCAAATACACCTACCTGCCCAGCCTTCTGGAACTCGAGTCGAGTGTTTCCGAACTGCTGGCCGACCCGTCGCCAGAACACCGGCAAGCGGTCAATGATTACCTCGAAGGCCTGAACCGGCGCAGCCGCAGTCGGGCAATCTACGTGATGGACACCACCGGTCGGGTACTGGCGACCAGCAACTGGCGCGATGTCGACAGCTACCTCGGTGAAGACCTGTCCTTCCGTGCCTATTTCCAGAATGCCGTCCGTGGCCAGCCTGGACGTTTCTACGGCATCGGCAGCACCAACGGCGAACCCGGTTACTACCTGGCCCATGGCCTGGAAGAGCAAGGCAAAATCATCGGCGTCGCGGTGGTCAAAGTCCGCCTCGAAGCCATGGAAGAGCGTTGGCAGCGTGCCCGCCTGGAAGCCTTCGTCAGCGACGAGAATGGCATCATCATTCTGTCCAGCGACCCGGCGCGGCGGCTCAAATCGGTTCGTCCGCTCAGCGACGACACCAAAGAACGCCTGGCCCGCAGCCTGCAATATTACTGGTACCCACTCAACGAACTGGAACCGCTGGCACGCGAGCGGCTATCCGAAGGCGTGGAGAAAATCACCTTTCCGGCCAACGCCGAGCTGGTCTCCGATGAACAGGAAATCAGCTACCTGTCGCAGACCCGACCGCTCGCCGATACACCCTGGAACTTCACCCTGCTCACACCGCTCGAGGATTTGCGTCGTGAAGCCATCAACCAGGGCATTCTGGTCGCTGTAGCCTTCGCACTGTTGGCGTTCCTGCTGATCGCCTGGAACGAACGGCGCAAAGTCATCGCCACCCGTCTCGCCGCCCGTGAAGCGCTGCAAGAAGCCAACAACCAGCTGGAGCGCAAGATCACCGAGCGCACCACCGACCTGCGGGCCAGCAACGAGCGCCTGAAAAGCCAGATCCGCGAACGTCGCCAGGCCGAAGAAACACTGCGCCGGGCTCAGGATGAACTGGTACAGGCCGGCAAACTCGCGGCCATCGGTCAGATGTCCACCAGCATTGCCCATGAATTGAACCAGCCGCTGGCCGCGCTGCGTACCTTGTCCGGCAACACCGTGCGCTTTCTTGAGCGCGGTCAGTTGGACATCGCCAGCGCGAACCTGAAAACCATCAATGAACTGATCGACCGCATGGGCCGGATCACCGCCAGCCTGCGCTCCTTTGCCCGACGCGGCGACGACCAGGGCCAGGCCAGCCTCGGCAAAGCGGTAGACGCCGCCTTGCAGCTGCTCGGTGCACGCCTTGAAAGCGCTCGCTTACTGTTGCACCGCGCGTTCAGCGATGTGCAAGTACAGATCGACCAGACCCGCCTGGAACAGATCCTGGTCAACCTGATCGGCAACGCCCTGGACGCCATGCAAGCGCAGCCATTGCCCGAGCTGTGGCTGGAAGGTGACGTTGTCGAGGGCAAATATCGCCTGCGCGTACGCGACAACGGTCACGGTATTGACGCCGAAGCCCGCAAGCATTTGTTTGAACCTTTCTTTACCACCAAACCCGGCGAACAGGGCCTGGGCCTTGGCCTGACCCTGTCAGCGAGCCTGGCGGCCGCCACCGGCGGTCACCTCGGTGTCGAACACCCGGCCAGTGGTGGTACCGCTTTCGTCCTCAGTTTACCGTTGGTAAGCCCCCTTCCCGCCGAGCCGATATGA
- a CDS encoding amino acid ABC transporter ATP-binding protein, with the protein MISIKNINKWYGDFQVLTDCSTEVKKGEVVVVCGPSGSGKSTLIKCVNALEPFQKGDIVVDGTSIADPKTNLPKLRSRVGMVFQHFELFPHLTITENLTIAQIKVLGRSKEEATKKGLQLLERVGLSAHAHKHPGQLSGGQQQRVAIARALAMDPIVMLFDEPTSALDPEMVNEVLDVMVQLAHEGMTMMCVTHEMGFARKVANRVIFMDQGKIIEDCNKEEFFGDINARSDRAQHFLEKILQH; encoded by the coding sequence ATGATCTCTATCAAGAACATCAACAAGTGGTATGGGGACTTCCAGGTGCTGACTGATTGCAGCACCGAGGTCAAAAAAGGTGAAGTGGTTGTGGTGTGCGGACCGTCCGGCTCCGGCAAGTCGACCCTGATCAAATGCGTCAACGCCCTGGAACCGTTCCAGAAAGGTGACATCGTGGTTGACGGTACGTCCATCGCCGACCCGAAAACCAACCTGCCGAAACTGCGTTCGCGCGTCGGCATGGTGTTCCAGCATTTCGAACTGTTCCCGCACCTGACCATCACCGAAAACCTGACCATCGCGCAGATCAAGGTGTTGGGCCGCAGCAAGGAAGAAGCCACCAAGAAAGGCCTGCAACTGCTTGAGCGTGTCGGCCTCTCGGCCCACGCCCACAAGCACCCGGGCCAGCTCTCCGGTGGTCAGCAACAGCGCGTGGCAATTGCCCGTGCGCTGGCGATGGACCCGATCGTCATGCTGTTCGACGAACCGACCTCGGCGCTGGACCCGGAAATGGTCAATGAAGTACTCGACGTGATGGTGCAACTGGCCCACGAAGGCATGACCATGATGTGCGTGACCCACGAAATGGGCTTTGCCCGTAAAGTGGCAAACCGGGTGATCTTCATGGACCAGGGCAAGATCATCGAAGACTGCAACAAAGAAGAGTTCTTCGGCGACATCAACGCTCGCTCCGACCGTGCGCAGCATTTCCTCGAGAAGATTCTGCAGCACTAA
- a CDS encoding amino acid ABC transporter permease, with product MDLDFSGIVQAVPGMWNGMVMTLQLMVLGIIGGLILGTILALMRLSHSKLLSSIAGAYVNYFRSIPLLLVITWFYLAVPFVLRWITGEDTPIGAFTSCIVAFMMFEAAYFCEIVRAGVQSIPKGQMGAAQALGMSYGQMMRLIILPQAFRKMTPLLLQQSIILFQDTSLVYTVGLVDFLNATRASGDIIGRANEFLIIAGLVYFTISFAASRLVKRLQKRFAV from the coding sequence ATGGACCTCGATTTCAGTGGGATCGTCCAGGCCGTCCCCGGCATGTGGAACGGCATGGTCATGACCCTGCAACTGATGGTGCTCGGCATCATTGGCGGGCTCATCCTGGGCACTATCCTGGCGTTGATGCGTCTGTCTCACAGCAAGCTGCTGTCGAGCATTGCCGGCGCCTACGTGAATTACTTCCGCTCGATCCCGCTGCTGCTGGTGATCACCTGGTTCTACCTGGCAGTACCGTTCGTGCTGCGCTGGATCACTGGCGAAGACACACCGATCGGTGCCTTCACCTCGTGCATCGTGGCCTTCATGATGTTCGAAGCGGCGTACTTCTGCGAAATCGTCCGGGCCGGTGTGCAGTCGATTCCCAAAGGTCAGATGGGCGCAGCCCAGGCGTTGGGCATGAGCTACGGCCAGATGATGCGCCTGATCATCCTGCCGCAAGCGTTTCGCAAGATGACGCCGCTGCTGCTGCAACAAAGCATCATCCTGTTTCAGGACACCTCGCTGGTCTACACGGTCGGTCTGGTGGACTTCCTCAATGCTACGCGGGCCAGTGGCGACATCATCGGCCGCGCCAATGAGTTCCTGATCATCGCAGGTCTCGTGTACTTCACCATCAGCTTTGCCGCCTCGCGGCTGGTCAAGCGTCTGCAAAAAAGGTTCGCCGTATGA
- a CDS encoding amino acid ABC transporter permease has product MNYNWDWGVFFKSTGVGSETYLDWFITGLGWTIAIAVVAWIVALLLGSVLGVMRTVPNRLVSGIATCYVELFRNVPLLVQLFIWYFLVPDLLPENLQQWYKQDLNPTTSAYLSVVVCLGLFTAARVCEQVRTGIQALPRGQESAARAMGFKLPQIYWNVLLPQAYRIIIPPLTSEFLNVFKNSSVASLIGLMELLAQTKQTAEFSANLFEAFTLATLIYFTLNMSLMLLMRLVEKKVAVPGLISVGGK; this is encoded by the coding sequence ATGAATTACAACTGGGATTGGGGCGTGTTCTTCAAGTCCACCGGTGTGGGCAGCGAGACCTATCTCGACTGGTTCATTACCGGCCTGGGCTGGACCATTGCCATCGCCGTCGTGGCCTGGATCGTTGCGTTGCTGCTGGGCTCCGTGCTCGGCGTCATGCGCACCGTGCCGAATCGCCTGGTATCGGGTATCGCCACCTGCTACGTGGAACTCTTCCGTAACGTACCGCTGCTGGTTCAGCTGTTCATCTGGTACTTCCTGGTACCCGACCTGCTGCCCGAGAACCTGCAACAGTGGTACAAACAGGACCTTAACCCGACCACCTCGGCCTACCTGAGCGTTGTCGTGTGCCTGGGCCTGTTCACCGCCGCCCGAGTGTGCGAACAAGTGCGCACCGGCATCCAGGCACTGCCGCGTGGCCAGGAATCTGCCGCCCGCGCCATGGGCTTCAAGCTGCCGCAAATCTACTGGAACGTGCTGCTACCCCAGGCGTATCGGATCATCATTCCGCCGCTGACCTCGGAATTTCTCAACGTCTTCAAGAACTCGTCCGTCGCCTCGTTGATCGGCCTGATGGAACTGCTCGCGCAGACCAAACAGACCGCCGAGTTCTCCGCCAACCTGTTCGAAGCCTTCACCCTGGCGACCCTGATCTACTTCACCCTGAACATGAGCCTGATGTTGCTGATGCGCTTGGTCGAGAAGAAAGTCGCGGTGCCCGGCCTGATTTCTGTGGGAGGTAAATAA
- a CDS encoding glutamate/aspartate ABC transporter substrate-binding protein: protein MRIVPHILGVAIAAALISTPVFAAELTGTLKKIKESGTITLGHRDASIPFSYIADASGVPVGYSHDIQLKIVEAIKKDLDMPNLKVKYNLVTSQTRIPLVQNGTVDVECGSTTNNTERQQQVDFSVGIFEIGTKLLSKKDSTYKDFADLKGKNVVTTAGTTSERILKSMNADKQMGMNVISAKDHGESFQMLESGRAVAFMMDDALLAGEMAKAKKPTDWAVTGTPQSYEIYGCMVRKGDEPFKKAVDDAIVATYKSGEINKIYEKWFMQPIPPKGLNLMFPMSDELKALIANPTDKAAEEKKS, encoded by the coding sequence ATGCGTATCGTTCCCCATATCCTGGGCGTAGCCATTGCTGCCGCACTGATCAGCACGCCAGTTTTCGCCGCCGAACTCACCGGCACCCTGAAGAAGATCAAAGAGTCCGGCACCATTACTCTGGGGCATCGCGACGCTTCTATTCCGTTTTCCTACATTGCAGATGCTTCCGGTGTACCGGTCGGCTACTCCCACGATATTCAGCTGAAAATCGTCGAAGCCATCAAAAAAGACCTGGACATGCCGAACCTGAAGGTCAAGTACAACCTGGTCACCTCGCAAACCCGTATTCCACTGGTGCAAAACGGCACCGTGGACGTCGAGTGCGGCTCCACCACCAACAACACCGAGCGTCAGCAACAAGTTGACTTCTCCGTTGGCATCTTCGAAATCGGCACCAAGCTGCTGTCGAAAAAAGACTCGACCTACAAAGACTTCGCTGACCTCAAAGGCAAGAACGTCGTGACCACCGCCGGCACCACGTCCGAGCGCATTCTGAAGTCTATGAACGCCGACAAGCAGATGGGCATGAACGTCATTTCCGCCAAAGACCACGGCGAATCCTTCCAGATGCTGGAATCGGGTCGTGCTGTCGCTTTCATGATGGACGACGCCTTGCTGGCCGGTGAAATGGCCAAGGCCAAGAAGCCGACTGACTGGGCCGTGACCGGTACTCCACAGTCCTACGAAATCTATGGCTGCATGGTCCGCAAGGGCGACGAGCCGTTCAAGAAGGCTGTCGACGACGCCATCGTTGCGACTTACAAGTCCGGCGAGATCAACAAGATCTACGAAAAGTGGTTCATGCAGCCAATCCCGCCAAAAGGCCTGAACCTGATGTTCCCGATGAGCGACGAGCTCAAGGCCCTGATCGCCAACCCGACCGACAAAGCGGCTGAAGAAAAGAAATCCTGA
- the glpD gene encoding glycerol-3-phosphate dehydrogenase, with translation MPTSTLPMPPLAEVYDIAVIGGGINGVGIAADAAGRGLSVFLCEKDDLASHTSSASSKLIHGGLRYLEHYEFRLVREALAEREVLLAKAPHIVKQMRFVLPHRPHLRPAWMIRAGLFLYDNLGKREKLAGSKSLKFGADSALKSEITKGFEYSDCWVDDARLVVLNAMAAREKGAHVHTQTRCVSARRSKGLWELNLERADGSLFSIRAKALVNAAGPWVAKFIRDDLKMESPYGIRLIQGSHLIVPKLYEGEHAHILQNEDQRIVFTIPYLNQFTLIGTTDREYTGDPAKVAITEGETDYLLKVVNAHFKKQVSRSDILHTYSGVRPLCNDESDNPSAVTRDYTLALSGSAEEAPLLSVFGGKLTTYRKLAESAMAQLAPYFKDMKPSWTAYATLPGGEGMTTPQALSALIRDKFDWVPTEIARRWATSYGNRTWRMLEGVRSLNDMGEHLGGGLYTREVDYLCNEEWATTAHDILWRRSKLGLFTTQAEQENVRLYLNKVEQNRSKIEAA, from the coding sequence ATGCCCACTTCAACCTTGCCCATGCCCCCTCTTGCCGAGGTCTACGATATCGCCGTCATTGGCGGTGGGATTAACGGCGTGGGGATTGCAGCAGATGCCGCCGGCCGCGGTCTTTCGGTGTTCCTTTGCGAAAAGGACGATCTGGCCAGTCACACCTCATCCGCCAGCAGCAAGCTGATCCACGGCGGCCTGCGCTACCTCGAACATTACGAATTCCGCTTGGTGCGTGAAGCCCTGGCCGAGCGTGAGGTGCTGCTGGCCAAGGCCCCGCACATCGTCAAGCAGATGCGCTTCGTGTTGCCGCACCGCCCGCACCTGCGCCCGGCGTGGATGATCCGCGCAGGCCTGTTCCTCTATGACAACCTTGGCAAACGGGAGAAACTCGCCGGCTCCAAAAGCCTGAAGTTCGGTGCCGACAGTGCGCTGAAAAGCGAAATCACCAAAGGCTTCGAGTACTCCGATTGCTGGGTCGACGACGCCCGCCTGGTGGTGCTCAATGCTATGGCCGCCCGCGAAAAAGGCGCCCACGTTCACACCCAGACCCGCTGCGTCAGTGCCCGTCGCAGCAAAGGCCTGTGGGAGCTGAACCTGGAACGCGCCGATGGCAGCCTGTTCTCGATCCGCGCCAAGGCGCTGGTGAATGCCGCCGGCCCATGGGTCGCCAAGTTCATTCGTGATGACCTGAAGATGGAATCGCCTTACGGTATCCGCCTGATCCAGGGCAGCCACCTGATCGTGCCGAAGCTGTACGAAGGCGAACACGCACATATCTTGCAGAACGAAGATCAGCGCATCGTGTTCACCATTCCGTACCTCAATCAATTCACTCTGATTGGCACCACGGACCGCGAGTACACCGGCGATCCAGCGAAAGTCGCGATCACCGAAGGCGAGACCGATTACCTGCTGAAAGTGGTCAACGCGCACTTCAAGAAACAAGTCAGCCGCAGCGACATCCTGCACACCTATTCCGGCGTTCGCCCGTTGTGCAACGACGAATCCGACAATCCTTCGGCCGTGACCCGTGATTACACCTTGGCGTTGTCTGGCAGCGCTGAAGAAGCCCCGCTGCTGTCGGTGTTCGGTGGCAAGCTGACCACCTACCGCAAACTGGCCGAGTCGGCCATGGCTCAGTTGGCGCCGTACTTCAAGGACATGAAGCCGAGCTGGACCGCGTACGCGACCCTGCCGGGCGGTGAAGGCATGACCACGCCGCAGGCGTTGAGTGCATTGATTCGCGACAAGTTCGACTGGGTGCCGACGGAAATTGCCCGACGCTGGGCCACCAGCTACGGCAACCGCACCTGGCGCATGCTCGAGGGTGTGCGGAGCCTGAACGACATGGGCGAACACCTGGGTGGCGGTCTCTACACCCGCGAAGTTGATTACCTGTGCAACGAAGAATGGGCAACCACCGCCCACGACATTCTCTGGCGTCGCAGCAAACTGGGCTTGTTCACCACCCAGGCGGAACAAGAGAACGTGCGGCTGTACCTGAACAAGGTCGAGCAGAACCGCAGCAAGATTGAAGCGGCCTGA
- a CDS encoding DeoR/GlpR family transcriptional regulator, which translates to MNLPPRQQQILELVRERGYVSIEEMAQLFVVTPQTIRRDINQLAEVNLLRRYHGGAAYDSSVENTAYAMRADQMRDEKQRIAEAIAAQIPDHASLFINIGTTTESIARALLNHSQLKVITNNLHVASILSAKDDFEVLLAGGNVRRDGGVVGQACVDFINQFKVDFALVGISGIDEDGSLLDFDYQEVRVSQAIIANARQVLLAADSSKFGRNAMVRLGPISLIDCLVTDHAPVPALAQLLSQHKIRLEVV; encoded by the coding sequence ATGAATCTGCCTCCCCGTCAGCAGCAAATCCTCGAACTGGTCCGCGAACGCGGCTACGTCAGCATCGAGGAAATGGCTCAGCTGTTCGTCGTTACACCGCAGACCATCCGCCGCGATATCAATCAATTGGCGGAAGTGAATTTGTTGCGCCGCTATCATGGCGGCGCAGCTTACGACTCCAGTGTCGAAAACACTGCCTACGCCATGCGTGCCGATCAAATGCGCGATGAGAAACAACGCATCGCCGAAGCCATCGCCGCACAGATCCCCGATCACGCCTCGCTGTTCATCAATATCGGCACCACCACCGAATCCATCGCCCGAGCGCTGCTCAATCACAGCCAGCTCAAGGTGATCACCAACAATCTGCACGTCGCCTCGATCCTCAGCGCCAAGGATGACTTCGAAGTCCTGCTGGCCGGTGGCAACGTACGCCGTGATGGCGGTGTAGTCGGTCAGGCCTGCGTCGACTTCATCAACCAGTTCAAGGTCGACTTTGCGCTGGTTGGTATCAGCGGTATCGATGAAGACGGCAGCCTGCTCGACTTTGACTACCAGGAAGTGCGGGTCTCCCAGGCGATCATCGCCAACGCCCGGCAAGTCTTGCTGGCAGCTGACTCCAGCAAGTTCGGCCGCAACGCCATGGTTCGCCTGGGACCGATCAGCCTGATCGACTGCCTGGTGACCGACCACGCGCCAGTGCCGGCATTGGCGCAACTGCTGAGCCAGCACAAGATTCGGCTGGAAGTGGTTTAA
- the glpK gene encoding glycerol kinase GlpK, giving the protein MTDTQNKNYIIALDQGTTSSRAIIFDRDANVVCTAQREFAQHYPQAGWVEHDPMEIFATQSAVMVEALAQAGLHHDQVAAIGITNQRETTVVWDKTTGRPIYNAIVWQCRRSTEICQQLKRDGFEQYISETTGLVTDPYFSGTKLKWILDNVEGSRERARKGELLFGTIDSWLIWKFTGGKTHVTDYTNASRTMLFNIHTLEWDAKMLEVLDIPREMLPEVKSSSEIYGHTKSGIAIGGIAGDQQAALFGQMCVEPGQAKNTYGTGCFLLMNTGDKAVKSRHGMLTTIACGPRGEVAYALEGAVFNGGSTVQWLRDELKIINDAHDTEYFANKVKDSNGVYLVPAFTGLGAPYWDPYARGALFGLTRGVRVDHIIRAALESIAYQTRDVLDAMQLDSGERLKALRVDGGAVANNFLMQFQADILGTKVERPQMRETTALGAAYLAGLACGFWGSLEELRGKAVIEREFDPQLDEAAKEKLYAGWKKAVSRTRDWEPHEGAE; this is encoded by the coding sequence ATGACCGACACTCAGAATAAGAACTACATCATTGCCCTCGATCAGGGTACGACCAGCTCCCGGGCGATCATTTTCGACCGTGACGCCAACGTGGTCTGCACCGCACAACGTGAATTCGCCCAGCATTATCCACAGGCCGGCTGGGTCGAACACGACCCGATGGAAATCTTCGCCACCCAAAGCGCCGTAATGGTCGAGGCGCTGGCACAAGCCGGCCTGCATCACGATCAGGTGGCGGCCATCGGCATCACCAACCAGCGTGAAACCACCGTGGTCTGGGACAAGACCACCGGACGGCCGATCTACAACGCGATCGTCTGGCAGTGCCGCCGCAGCACCGAAATATGCCAGCAACTCAAGCGCGATGGCTTTGAGCAATACATCAGCGAAACTACCGGCCTGGTCACCGACCCGTACTTTTCGGGCACCAAGCTGAAGTGGATCCTCGACAACGTCGAAGGTAGCCGCGAACGCGCACGCAAAGGCGAACTGCTGTTCGGCACCATCGACAGCTGGCTGATCTGGAAATTTACTGGCGGCAAGACCCACGTCACCGACTACACCAACGCCTCGCGCACCATGCTCTTCAACATCCACACCCTGGAGTGGGACGCGAAGATGCTCGAGGTGCTGGACATCCCGCGCGAGATGCTCCCGGAGGTCAAGTCGTCCTCAGAAATCTATGGCCACACCAAGAGCGGCATCGCCATCGGCGGTATTGCCGGCGACCAGCAGGCTGCACTGTTCGGCCAGATGTGCGTGGAACCGGGCCAGGCGAAAAACACTTACGGCACCGGCTGCTTCCTGCTGATGAACACCGGCGACAAAGCGGTGAAATCCAGACACGGCATGCTCACCACCATCGCCTGTGGCCCACGCGGCGAAGTCGCTTATGCGCTGGAAGGCGCGGTGTTCAATGGCGGCTCCACCGTTCAGTGGTTGCGCGACGAACTGAAGATCATCAACGACGCTCACGACACCGAATACTTCGCCAACAAGGTCAAGGACAGCAACGGCGTGTACCTGGTGCCCGCCTTCACCGGCCTCGGCGCGCCGTACTGGGACCCGTATGCCCGTGGCGCACTGTTCGGCCTGACGCGCGGTGTACGCGTGGATCACATCATTCGCGCAGCACTGGAGTCGATTGCCTACCAGACCCGCGACGTACTCGACGCCATGCAACTGGACTCCGGCGAACGCCTCAAGGCCCTTCGCGTCGACGGCGGCGCAGTCGCGAACAACTTCCTGATGCAATTTCAGGCCGACATCCTCGGCACCAAGGTCGAACGCCCGCAAATGCGTGAAACCACCGCACTGGGCGCCGCCTACCTGGCCGGCCTGGCCTGCGGTTTCTGGGGCAGCCTGGAAGAGCTGCGCGGCAAGGCGGTGATCGAGCGCGAGTTCGACCCGCAACTGGACGAAGCCGCGAAGGAAAAACTCTACGCCGGTTGGAAAAAGGCCGTCAGCCGTACCCGCGACTGGGAACCGCACGAGGGCGCTGAATAA
- a CDS encoding MIP/aquaporin family protein, producing MTTASQQPSLSSQCMAEFLGTALLIFFGTGCVAALKVAGASFGLWEISIIWGIGVSMAIYLTAGVSGAHLNPAVSIALCIFADFEKRKLPFYIFSQVAGAFCAALLVYTLYSNLFFDFEQTHQMVRGTQASLELASVFSTFPNPALSTGQAFLVEVIITAILMGVIMSLTDDNNGLPKGPLAPLLIGLLIAVIGSSMGPLTGFAMNPARDFGPKLMTFFAGWGEISFTGGRDIPYFLIPVFAPIVGACLGAAAYRGLIARHLPSPVIATKDAEQAIDGKARIS from the coding sequence ATGACAACTGCATCACAACAACCATCGCTCTCGAGCCAATGCATGGCCGAATTCCTGGGTACTGCCTTATTGATCTTTTTTGGTACTGGCTGTGTTGCCGCGCTCAAAGTCGCTGGCGCCAGCTTTGGGCTATGGGAAATCAGCATTATCTGGGGGATCGGCGTCAGCATGGCGATCTATCTGACCGCGGGTGTTTCCGGCGCTCACCTGAATCCGGCCGTCAGTATCGCGCTGTGCATTTTCGCCGATTTCGAGAAGCGTAAACTGCCGTTCTATATCTTCTCCCAGGTCGCTGGCGCCTTCTGCGCAGCGTTGTTGGTTTACACGCTTTACAGCAACCTGTTCTTCGATTTCGAACAAACTCACCAGATGGTTCGCGGCACACAAGCCAGCCTTGAACTGGCCTCGGTGTTCTCCACGTTCCCGAACCCTGCCCTGTCGACGGGCCAGGCGTTTCTGGTGGAAGTGATCATCACCGCCATCCTGATGGGCGTGATCATGTCCCTGACCGACGACAACAATGGCCTGCCTAAAGGCCCACTGGCGCCGCTGTTGATCGGCCTGCTGATCGCCGTGATTGGTAGCTCGATGGGCCCGCTGACTGGTTTTGCGATGAACCCCGCACGAGACTTCGGTCCTAAACTGATGACTTTCTTCGCTGGCTGGGGTGAAATTTCCTTCACTGGCGGCCGTGATATTCCGTACTTCCTGATTCCGGTTTTTGCACCGATCGTCGGTGCCTGCCTCGGCGCGGCAGCTTACCGCGGGCTGATTGCCCGTCACCTGCCAAGCCCCGTAATTGCTACAAAGGATGCAGAACAGGCCATTGACGGCAAAGCACGAATTTCCTGA
- the ybaK gene encoding Cys-tRNA(Pro) deacylase, producing MTPALDLLKKVRAEHRVHSYEHDPKAASYGLEAAEKLGLDPAQVFKTLLAASEKGELLVAVVPVVGSLDLKALAHAAGVKKVEMADPAAAQRATGYLLGGISPLGQKKRLRTFIDNTAQPFASIYVSAGRRGLEVELAATVLAEHTQAKFADIGRA from the coding sequence ATGACCCCCGCATTGGATCTGTTGAAAAAAGTTCGTGCCGAACATCGCGTGCACAGTTATGAACATGATCCGAAGGCGGCCTCCTACGGTCTGGAGGCAGCGGAAAAGCTCGGCCTGGATCCGGCGCAAGTGTTCAAGACGCTGCTGGCGGCGAGTGAGAAGGGGGAGTTGCTGGTGGCGGTCGTGCCAGTCGTCGGAAGCCTGGATTTGAAAGCGCTGGCGCATGCCGCCGGGGTGAAGAAAGTCGAAATGGCTGATCCCGCAGCCGCGCAACGGGCGACTGGTTACTTGCTGGGAGGCATCAGTCCGTTAGGGCAGAAGAAGCGTTTGCGCACCTTTATCGATAACACGGCTCAACCTTTCGCGAGCATTTACGTCAGTGCGGGCCGACGTGGTCTTGAGGTCGAATTGGCGGCGACGGTGCTGGCCGAGCATACCCAAGCCAAATTCGCCGATATCGGTCGGGCCTGA